The Papaver somniferum cultivar HN1 chromosome 6, ASM357369v1, whole genome shotgun sequence genome segment TGTTTGGAAATTGTGTTCTACACTCTCCAGCTATTGTCTGGATAGAGTCTCTGAGGTTACTCAGGAGGTGGTCGAGTGGTCATGTGAGCAATGTGTACCAACATATTTCTACAACCAACTGCAACCATCCATCATAGTTGAAGAAAGAAATGTCAAACAACTGCCAGACGAGCGCTGTGTCGGTGATGCTTCAGAGGAGATTCTACCAAATCGTCCTCTGATATCCAATGAGAATGCATATGAGCTTCCAATTACTGATCATGTGAGGAGGTACTATGGTTCTCTAGTTTTATCTTTCCTTTGCATCTAGTTTTACAATTGTTCTTGTGCAAGAGTGTTGGGCTCTTATAAGGTTTTCTCTTATAATTATATTAGTGCCCCTGAACTTTATGATATTTGTACTCATGTCAATTGGGCGAATACTTTGAAGGTAGTTTTCTTACTGATAACAAAGTGGCATTTCTGTTCCTTAGTGTGGAGAATCTCTTGCAGAAAAGTCAACTTAATCTGCAGACATCCACGGCTGAAGCAGAAGCTGCTACTTCTGATGGTAAACAATCTGCATCCTGGAAGTTGGACAAGACACTTGTCGAACAAGAGGCCCAGCAGGATGTTCCTGAAAACAGTATTCCTTACGAGGACAATACCGATTACTTTGAAACCAAGATGAAATGTTTGAAAGACAGATTCAATAGGTTAAATAATAGATCCAATAGGTTAGAGGAGATAGAGAAGGCATTTCTGGAGAAGAAATCTGAAATGTGTACACTCATTGCTAATAGAGCGGAAACTGTTGATGTTAAAGAACAAGCTATGATTGATCGGGTACAGGAGCTGAAAGACATGGCTGTTGTTGCTATTAAAGAGGCACAGAGTAAATCAAATGAACATACTGTTGTTGTTTTTGATATACAAAAACGTCTAGAGCTTAGGCAGTTTTGCAAAGAGATGGATAGCAAAGGTCTCTTGAATTACATCATGAAATATGAGAAATACATGGACGCAATACGCGAAGAAATGCCTTCGGCTCTAAAAAATGTAGCTGAGCCAGCCCTTTTCGTGCTGGATTTTCTTAAACGATTCTACCCTTGTCACAGTCAAACTACATTATGTCCAAAAGGGAGCACAAACGATGCAATAGAACTCATGTCCATGCGGAAATCATGTTTGATGGTAATTGAATCTCTCGCGTTGGTGCTAGGTGCTGATGATTTAATGGACCGTATAACCAAGTGGCAAGCCAAAACAATTGCTGACAGTTGGAAATCTAGGCTAGACAGCCGTGATGCTGCTATTGATTATAATTCGACTGATGAAGAGGCTTTTCTGAAGTTGATTACAACATTTAGAATTACTTCTGAGTTTAATGACGAAGAGCTTTGTAAGCTTGTTCTTGCTGTTTCTCATCGCCGGCAAGCACCTAGTCTCTGTCGTTCTCTTGGCCTGAAACACAGAATACCAGGTTGGTTGTTCAACATTCTTTCGCTGGTGGGGATTTCCAGTGGGGTTTCATTGAAGCTAGatactctttttcttttctttttttcttcttttttagttttagttttagcCCCGTTCATGTTATGCTTGTGTCCCTGGAGTGTGATTTAGCTCAGGTATATCCCATCATATGGTGGCTGAGAGTGGGACTTAACCTGACAACTTTATCATTCCTTCAACTGATGGTTGGTGTATAACCCTAACTTGTCAGTCAGAGCATGCTGTGCAAATAAGGCTCTGGTTGTATAGCAGATCAACTTAGGATGTTCTATTGTATTTACTCTAATCATCCTCCCTTGATGTTTTGGCAGGTATAATTGAAGTGTTGATCAGAAAGGGGAGACGAATTGATGCTGTCCATTTTGTGTTAGCCTTCAAGCTCACTGAGAAATACCCCCCTGTGCTTCTTTTAAAGACATATCTGAAGGACTTGAGGAAAGATTTACTGAGTAAAATGAACAGCTCAGGAGGAGATGATAAAATTAAGGTGCTTACCCCATCTGCTAACAATGACAGAAGTCAAGAACTGTACCTTTTATTCTTCATTCTTATATATCTGCATGCACAAGTAAATCTTAAATTTTGCGTACCCTGTGCATTTTAGAGCGATTTGCATGTAAAGGAGCTTGCTGGTATAAAGACTGTGATAGAGTGCATTGAAGAGTACAAACTTCAAAAACATTATAAACTTGACCCACTTCTGAAACGAATGGTTCAGCTGGAGCAGTGGAAATCTAATAAGAAGAGGATGGCAGACAATGCCGTTACAAATCAACAAAGAAAAAGGGCTCGAGAAGATAATGGAATGAAATATGAGCCTAATGTACCTGCAGATCCGGGGTCCTCCCCGCTAGTTTACAACAATAGGAGTTCAGAATTACATGAGAGGTACAGATCGGAGCTATCATCCTCATATCACAGTCTTTTCTATCCTTGACTACCCAAGGAATGACTGTATTCTGGTGGCTGGCTCTGCATCCGTAACTTGGTAAGTTTCTCGTGTATGTTAGTTTGCTCCTTGGCGGTATTAATGTTGGAGACTTGTCTTATGCTGCAATGCTTTTTAGTTCCGTAtatattgtttgtttgtttttgatcGGCGTTCCGTGTGTATTGTTGACAGGCCTTATATATGTTCTCTGCAACATAAATTGCTGCACTTGCAACTGCAGGAAAACCCATTTGTCAGAAATTTGGTGAGTCTGATGGCACAGGGACAGATTTTAGTTCACTACTAAATGTGTAGAGTTTTTGCTAAACACCTGTGTATTGAGCTGAGAACCCTTTGGTTCTGGAAATATTATGTTGCAAGACATCTGTCTTAGGTATTTTGTTTTAACTTACTTTACTCTCTCTTATTCATTTCCTTGTTCCACCAATTGTATGGAAGTACCAGAAATCTGTGATGGGGGAGTCGTATGGTTTTGTGATGGATGTGTACAAAAAACTTGCTCAAGTGTCGGCAACGGAACCAAAGAACTGATACATAATGTGAAAGAAGAAAAGTGAAACAGCTGCAAAACACAAGGAATGACAAAAAAACAGGCAAGTATGATGACTATGATCAACCATGTATGAAGGTAGAGCAACCAATTTTCATTGTTCTCTTGtataagtaattaacaatactcATCCAGGGGTTAGAAAGAAAGTCATCATTCGATCTGTACGTACAGTTTCACCCTTCTGTATTAATGTTGTAAGATTATCGTGTATCCATTGTATGATACCGTTATTGTGTCAGAGGTATGAACAGACAATGAGGTACCTTGAAACCAAAACAGCTTCAAACCAGGATCCATGGCTTAAACGCCCAGTTTGTCAAACTGCTTGTCAGTTGGGTTGATTAAAACTGATTTCATCGATCAAATAAGGATTTGAACTTCAGCTGAATGGAGCTGGGAGCCCGGGAAAATTCTTACTtggtatttttttattattatttttggtagcatataaaaataaatatacggAGTATGTAAGGAAAATTCAAAATGATTCTATAATGAAATAATAACTCGTGATAAATTTTCTTTCCCTCCTACTAATTTTGGTGTGCCAAACGCACCGGCGAAAAAAGTTTGTGTGAGAGGAAAATAATTGAAAAGTGAAAATCTAGTTTATTTCCTTGCCATAAATGATTTTGATCCTCTCTCTATATGTATCCCTGTTGATAATCCCTAATCCACCAAAAGCTCCTGCGCCTGCAAATCTATCTTTCTCCTTTCTCCCAGCAGGAAACGAAATTGTAGGTATACACTTTATATCTATTTTAATCTCGATTGTCTTTGATAATATCGTCCTAATGATTTTTTTGGTTAGTCTGGAGCATATGTGTATTGTTCATTTACCAACATCATTATCCAACTACATGTGATTGATACAGCCATACTGGTAGTCTTATggagtaatttatttattttattttttgaagcatacAAAATCATGTTTACTATACACTTGTTCGTTTTTTTGGCTGTACCTAGACAAGGGAAAGGAATCTATAAGAGCACTtcctatgggatgaacaaacttagagtttgttcattttgctccaaCTATggcatgaacaaacatgaaaaatggatgtttaaATCATCAAATCTGTTGCTTTGAACATTGAGTCGGAACATCCAGCGTGCGTCTGTAGTAAAGTCGGGCGATCGTGTCATAGACGCGGAGTCAGAAGGAAGATCGCTGGAGTTGGAGGGAAGATCGCTGGAGTCAGAAGGAAAATCACCCCTCACATATTCTCTCTCCAAAACCTGATTATTATAATtatggtttattttttattatttattttattagttaaataTTCTACAGGACCTAGTTAGTTTATATCAAATTATTAGTGGgacccaactcttattagtttatgtTAATAAAATCAATAGCGGGACCCTAAAATaccagatttgttcattttgccttGTTTTCCATAGTGGAGAAtgcagtttgttcatccacgtggctcaacaaatttttatttttgttcattgccataggaactgctctaaagAATAGGAAAAACAACCAATGAATCAAAGAACGTGTCGTGCCACCATATTCAAATACATTGAAACCGGTGTTTACTAATGACGATAAAAACGCAAGGCTTCGTTTTTCGCTATTAATACTCGAAAGTTGTCGCATCCTTGTAATCCTTTCAAAAATATATGCAGTTACGTGCATATCAATGAAAAACGGTTCTATCTAACTAAAGAGTCACATGTAAGCGCTTTACCACTAAGGTAATGTTTTTATCCATTGTTGCCTGTCATAGGTTCCATAAGGGTTTTCCGGAAATATTAGAATTTTTCCTTTCATTTTCAAAAAACCGAAAAAATGCAATACGGAAACAATTTTATATGTTACCAAAGATGTCATCTGGTAATATATGATAAACAAAGTTTTGCCAGCAATCCGGAGCGAATAGCCACGTAGCTACAACAAGAAGCTTATATTTATTCGACAAGTCAGTGAAAGACGACACATTGACCTAAATGATCAAGAATTTCTTGAAGCTACTTCGAAAGATGAATATGATATTCGCTTGTCTTTTCCAACCACCGAATAGTCCAGATTTTAATGTCTTAAATCTTTGTTATTTCAGGAAATTCAATCACTGCAACATCAATATGCGCCCAAAACAATTGATGAATCGGTTGAAGCGGAAGAAGGCGTTTTTTCAGAATTTACCATATGAAAGTCTTAACTATGTTTTTCCTGACATTCAAATCTTGTATGATTGAAACTGTGAGAGTGTTCGAAAGAAATAATTATAAGGTGCCACGTCTAGGAAATGATTATCTACTCATTCAACTGGAGTGTGATGCCTAGATCATCGGTAATGTTCAAAACTACCTCAATCAATAAAGTTGGGAATCTGAagtattttatcatgttttaatttTCATTTGGT includes the following:
- the LOC113289791 gene encoding FRIGIDA-like protein 3 encodes the protein MVECQPGQPNSTYPPVEVCQKCGVTGYANLLIYCDVCRVSAEHLYCLDRVSEVTQEVVEWSCEQCVPTYFYNQLQPSIIVEERNVKQLPDERCVGDASEEILPNRPLISNENAYELPITDHVRSVENLLQKSQLNLQTSTAEAEAATSDGKQSASWKLDKTLVEQEAQQDVPENSIPYEDNTDYFETKMKCLKDRFNRLNNRSNRLEEIEKAFLEKKSEMCTLIANRAETVDVKEQAMIDRVQELKDMAVVAIKEAQSKSNEHTVVVFDIQKRLELRQFCKEMDSKGLLNYIMKYEKYMDAIREEMPSALKNVAEPALFVLDFLKRFYPCHSQTTLCPKGSTNDAIELMSMRKSCLMVIESLALVLGADDLMDRITKWQAKTIADSWKSRLDSRDAAIDYNSTDEEAFLKLITTFRITSEFNDEELCKLVLAVSHRRQAPSLCRSLGLKHRIPGIIEVLIRKGRRIDAVHFVLAFKLTEKYPPVLLLKTYLKDLRKDLLSKMNSSGGDDKIKSDLHVKELAGIKTVIECIEEYKLQKHYKLDPLLKRMVQLEQWKSNKKRMADNAVTNQQRKRAREDNGMKYEPNVPADPGSSPLVYNNRSSELHERYRSELSSSYHSLFYP